A single genomic interval of Streptomyces showdoensis harbors:
- a CDS encoding HAMP domain-containing protein, protein MESGTTARRGGGSRAWGASGGGRSRGGGTVQVDAAALQRLLAALASMRDGNFRKRLPVSGDGVMAEISAVFNELADRQTHLTGELSRVRRVVGREGKLSERLETGAGEGAWAAAVEAANALVDELARPVSEVGRVLSSVAEGDLGQRMELRSEGADGTTRPLRGEFLKVARTVNNLVDQLSVFADEVTRVALEVGTEGKLGGQAQVRGMSGSWKDLTDSVNTMANRLTAQVRDIALVTTAVANGDLSQKVTANVAGEMLELKNTVNRMVDQLSSFSSEVTRVAREVGTEGELGGQAEVAGVAGVWKDLTDSVNTMAGNLTNQVRGIAEVTTAVANGDLSQKVRVSARGEIAQLADTINQMTETLRTFADEVTRVSGEVGAQGLLGGQAQVPGAAGTWKDLTDSVNTVFRNITTQVRDIAQVTTAVANGDLSQKVTVDVAGEMLELKNTVNTMVDQLSAFGSEVTRVAREVGVEGLLGGQAEVPGAAGTWKDLTDSVNTAFRNLTGQVRDIAQVTTAVANGDLSQKVTVDVAGEMLELKNTVNTMVSQLSSFADQVTRMARDVGTEGRLGGQARVDGVSGRWRELTDSVNFMAGNLTSQVRQIAQVTTAVARGDLSQKIDVDARGEILELKNTINTMVDQLSAFADQVTRVAREVGTDGRLGGQAQVPGVAGVWRDLTDSVNGMAGNLTAQVRNIAQVATAVARGDLSQKIDVDARGEILELKNTLNTMVDQLSSFADQVTRVAREVGTEGILGGQAEVQGVSGTWKDLTQSVNFMANNLTFQVRNIAEVTTAVARGDLSKKITVDAKGEILELVTTVNTMVDQLSNFADEVTRVAREVGTEGILGGQARVRGVTGIWKDLSDNVNLMANNLTSQVRNISRVSAAVANGDLTKKVTVDARGEVAELADTVNTMVTTLSSFADEVTRVAREVGTEGELGGQARVPGVSGTWKDLTESVNSMADNLTGQVRQIAAVTTAIAKGDLTKKIDIDARGEIQELKSTINTMVDQLSNFAEEVTRVAREVGTDGQLGGQARVRDVEGTWSDLTQSVNEMAGNLTRQVRAIAAVATAVTRGDLNVKIDGVDAAGEIQALQDNINTMISNLRDTTLANDEQDWLKGNLARISGLMQGRRDLEDVASLIMSELTPVVSAQHGAFFVAMPTGGTHSDAEPVGEGEGSYELRMRGSYGYSAGSMPTSFRPGETLIGTAAEEKRTIQVNVPPGYLKISSGLGEAAPAHVIVLPVLFEGRVLGVIELASFQPFTQIQRDFLNQIAELIATTVNTISVNTRTEVLLQQSQELTEQLRERSAELEHRQKELQNSNAELEDKAELLARQNRDIEVKNTEIEEARQVLEERAEQLAVSMRYKSEFLANMSHELRTPLNSLLILAKLLADNADTNLTPKQVEFAETIHGAGSDLLQLINDILDLSKVEAGKMDVSPTRIALVQLVDYVEATFRPLTAEKGLDFSVRVSPELPATLHTDEQRLLQVLRNLLSNAVKFTDTGAVELVIRPAGADVPQSIREQLLEAGTLRDADADLIAFSVTDTGIGIAAGKMRVIFEAFKQADGTTSRKYGGTGLGLSISREIARLLGGEIHAASEPGRGSTFTLYLPLSPSEPVHSGYGQEQPDPAGLQAPAGESGDGLLHFAPTPPAEARSGALFRHRRKAVEQQRAAVPGETVQPGAAEAEERPEPAARRTFGFAGEKVLIVDDDIRNVFALTSVLEQHGLAVLYAENGREGIEVLEQHEDVSVVLMDIMMPEMDGYATTTAIRRMPQFAGLPIIALTAKAMKGDREKAIESGASDYVTKPVDPDHLLTVMEQWMRGEGR, encoded by the coding sequence GTGGAGTCTGGCACGACGGCGCGGCGCGGAGGCGGTTCGCGGGCGTGGGGGGCCTCCGGTGGGGGGCGTTCCCGTGGCGGTGGCACGGTGCAGGTGGACGCGGCGGCTCTGCAGAGGCTGCTCGCGGCGCTGGCGTCGATGCGGGACGGGAACTTCCGCAAGCGGCTGCCGGTCTCCGGCGACGGGGTGATGGCGGAGATCTCCGCCGTCTTCAACGAGCTCGCGGACCGGCAGACGCATCTGACGGGTGAGCTGTCGCGGGTCCGCCGGGTGGTGGGCCGTGAGGGCAAGCTGTCGGAGCGGCTGGAGACGGGGGCCGGCGAGGGGGCGTGGGCGGCTGCCGTGGAGGCCGCGAACGCGCTGGTGGACGAGTTGGCGCGGCCGGTCTCCGAGGTGGGCCGGGTGCTCTCGTCGGTGGCCGAGGGTGATCTGGGGCAGCGGATGGAGCTGCGTTCGGAGGGGGCGGACGGGACGACCCGGCCGTTGCGCGGGGAGTTCCTGAAGGTCGCCCGTACGGTGAACAACCTGGTCGACCAGCTGTCCGTGTTCGCGGACGAGGTGACCCGGGTCGCCCTGGAGGTGGGCACCGAGGGCAAGCTGGGCGGTCAGGCGCAGGTGCGCGGGATGTCCGGTTCGTGGAAGGACCTCACGGACTCGGTCAACACGATGGCGAACCGGCTGACGGCCCAGGTGCGGGACATCGCGCTGGTGACGACGGCGGTCGCCAACGGCGATCTGTCGCAGAAGGTCACGGCGAACGTGGCCGGCGAGATGCTGGAGCTGAAGAACACCGTCAACAGGATGGTGGACCAGCTGTCCTCGTTCTCGTCCGAGGTGACCCGGGTGGCCCGCGAGGTGGGCACCGAGGGGGAGCTGGGCGGTCAGGCCGAGGTGGCCGGGGTCGCCGGCGTCTGGAAGGACCTCACGGACTCCGTCAACACGATGGCGGGAAATCTCACCAATCAGGTGAGGGGCATCGCGGAGGTCACCACCGCGGTGGCCAACGGCGACCTGTCGCAGAAGGTACGGGTGTCGGCCCGCGGCGAGATCGCGCAGCTCGCGGACACCATCAACCAGATGACGGAGACGCTGCGGACCTTCGCCGACGAGGTGACCCGTGTCTCCGGCGAGGTGGGCGCGCAGGGTCTGCTCGGCGGTCAGGCGCAGGTGCCGGGCGCGGCGGGCACCTGGAAGGACCTGACCGACTCGGTCAACACCGTCTTCCGGAACATCACCACGCAGGTGCGGGACATCGCGCAGGTGACGACGGCGGTCGCCAACGGTGATCTGTCGCAGAAGGTCACCGTGGACGTGGCCGGCGAGATGCTGGAGCTGAAGAACACCGTCAACACGATGGTGGACCAGCTGTCGGCGTTCGGTTCCGAGGTGACCCGGGTGGCGCGGGAGGTCGGCGTCGAGGGTCTGCTGGGCGGTCAGGCCGAGGTGCCGGGCGCGGCCGGTACGTGGAAGGACCTCACCGATTCGGTGAACACGGCGTTCCGCAACCTGACCGGTCAGGTGCGGGACATCGCGCAGGTGACGACGGCGGTCGCCAACGGTGATCTGTCGCAGAAGGTCACCGTGGACGTGGCCGGCGAGATGCTGGAGCTCAAGAACACCGTCAACACGATGGTGTCGCAGCTGTCCTCCTTCGCCGACCAGGTGACGCGGATGGCCAGGGACGTGGGCACGGAGGGACGGCTGGGCGGTCAGGCCCGGGTGGACGGCGTGTCCGGGCGCTGGCGGGAGCTCACCGACTCGGTGAACTTCATGGCTGGCAACCTGACCTCGCAGGTGCGCCAGATCGCCCAGGTGACGACGGCGGTGGCGCGGGGCGACCTGTCGCAGAAGATCGACGTGGATGCCCGCGGCGAGATCCTGGAGCTGAAGAACACCATCAACACGATGGTCGACCAGCTCTCGGCCTTCGCGGACCAGGTGACCCGGGTGGCCCGCGAGGTGGGCACGGACGGGCGGCTGGGCGGTCAGGCGCAGGTGCCGGGCGTGGCCGGCGTGTGGCGGGACCTGACGGACTCGGTGAACGGCATGGCCGGGAACCTGACGGCCCAGGTGCGCAACATCGCGCAGGTCGCCACGGCGGTGGCGCGCGGTGACCTGTCGCAGAAGATCGACGTGGACGCCCGCGGCGAGATCCTGGAGCTGAAGAACACCCTCAACACGATGGTCGACCAGCTGTCGAGCTTCGCGGACCAGGTGACCCGGGTGGCCCGCGAGGTGGGTACGGAGGGCATCCTGGGCGGTCAGGCCGAGGTGCAGGGGGTCTCCGGCACCTGGAAGGACCTGACCCAGTCGGTGAACTTCATGGCGAACAACCTGACCTTCCAGGTCCGCAACATCGCCGAGGTCACCACCGCGGTCGCGCGCGGCGACCTGTCGAAGAAGATCACCGTCGACGCCAAGGGCGAGATCCTGGAGCTGGTGACGACCGTCAACACGATGGTGGACCAGCTGTCGAACTTCGCCGACGAGGTGACCCGGGTGGCCCGCGAGGTGGGCACCGAGGGCATCCTCGGCGGCCAGGCCCGGGTGCGCGGCGTGACCGGCATCTGGAAGGACCTGAGCGACAACGTCAACCTGATGGCCAACAACCTGACCAGCCAGGTGCGGAACATCTCCCGGGTCTCCGCGGCCGTCGCCAACGGCGACCTGACCAAGAAGGTGACCGTGGACGCGCGCGGCGAGGTCGCCGAGCTCGCCGACACCGTCAACACGATGGTGACGACGCTGTCGTCGTTCGCCGACGAGGTGACCCGGGTGGCCCGCGAGGTGGGCACGGAGGGCGAACTGGGCGGCCAGGCGCGGGTGCCCGGGGTGTCGGGCACCTGGAAGGACCTGACCGAGTCGGTGAACTCGATGGCCGACAACCTGACCGGTCAGGTGCGCCAGATCGCCGCCGTCACCACGGCGATCGCCAAGGGCGATCTCACCAAGAAGATCGACATCGACGCGCGGGGCGAGATCCAGGAGCTGAAGAGCACCATCAACACGATGGTCGACCAGCTGTCGAACTTCGCCGAGGAGGTCACCCGGGTGGCCCGCGAGGTGGGTACGGACGGCCAGCTCGGCGGTCAGGCCCGGGTGCGGGACGTCGAGGGCACCTGGTCGGACCTGACCCAGTCGGTGAACGAGATGGCCGGGAACCTGACCCGTCAGGTGCGCGCCATCGCGGCCGTCGCCACCGCGGTGACCCGCGGCGACCTCAACGTCAAGATCGACGGTGTGGACGCGGCCGGTGAGATCCAGGCGCTGCAGGACAACATCAACACGATGATCTCCAACCTGCGCGACACGACCCTCGCCAACGACGAGCAGGACTGGCTCAAGGGCAACCTGGCCCGGATCTCCGGTCTGATGCAGGGCCGCCGGGACCTGGAGGACGTGGCCTCGCTCATCATGAGCGAGCTGACCCCGGTGGTCTCCGCGCAGCACGGCGCCTTCTTCGTGGCGATGCCGACCGGCGGGACGCACAGCGACGCGGAACCGGTGGGCGAGGGGGAGGGCTCGTACGAGCTGCGGATGCGCGGCAGTTACGGCTACTCCGCCGGGTCGATGCCCACCTCGTTCCGGCCCGGCGAGACGCTGATCGGGACGGCGGCCGAGGAGAAGCGGACCATCCAGGTCAACGTGCCCCCGGGCTACCTGAAGATCTCGTCCGGGCTCGGCGAGGCCGCCCCGGCGCATGTGATCGTGCTGCCCGTGCTGTTCGAGGGCCGGGTGCTCGGCGTGATCGAGCTGGCCTCCTTCCAGCCGTTCACGCAGATCCAGCGGGACTTCCTCAACCAGATCGCGGAGCTGATCGCGACCACGGTCAACACGATCAGCGTCAACACCCGCACCGAGGTGCTGCTCCAGCAGTCGCAGGAGCTCACCGAGCAGCTGCGGGAGCGGTCCGCGGAGCTGGAGCACCGGCAGAAGGAGCTGCAGAACTCCAACGCCGAGCTGGAGGACAAGGCCGAGCTGCTGGCCCGTCAGAACCGGGACATCGAGGTGAAGAACACCGAGATCGAGGAGGCCCGGCAGGTGCTGGAGGAGCGGGCCGAGCAGCTCGCCGTCTCCATGCGGTACAAGTCCGAGTTCCTGGCCAACATGTCGCACGAGCTGCGCACCCCGCTCAACTCGCTGCTGATCCTGGCCAAGCTGCTCGCCGACAACGCGGACACCAACCTGACGCCGAAGCAGGTCGAGTTCGCCGAGACCATCCACGGGGCCGGTTCCGACCTGCTGCAGCTGATCAACGACATCCTGGACCTGTCGAAGGTCGAGGCGGGCAAGATGGACGTCTCGCCCACCCGGATCGCGCTGGTGCAGCTCGTCGACTACGTGGAGGCCACCTTCCGGCCGCTGACCGCGGAGAAGGGGCTCGACTTCTCGGTGCGGGTCTCGCCCGAACTGCCCGCGACGCTGCACACCGACGAGCAGCGGCTGCTCCAGGTGCTGCGCAACCTGCTGTCCAACGCGGTGAAGTTCACCGACACGGGCGCCGTGGAGCTGGTGATCCGTCCGGCGGGCGCGGACGTGCCGCAGTCGATCCGGGAGCAGCTCCTGGAGGCGGGGACGCTGCGCGACGCGGACGCCGATCTGATCGCCTTCTCGGTGACGGACACCGGCATCGGCATCGCGGCCGGCAAGATGCGGGTCATCTTCGAGGCGTTCAAGCAGGCCGACGGCACCACCAGCCGCAAGTACGGCGGTACGGGCCTGGGGCTCTCGATCAGCCGGGAGATCGCCCGGCTGCTCGGCGGCGAGATCCACGCGGCGAGCGAGCCGGGCCGCGGCTCGACCTTCACGCTGTACCTGCCGCTGAGCCCGAGCGAGCCGGTGCACTCCGGTTACGGGCAGGAGCAGCCGGACCCGGCCGGACTCCAGGCGCCCGCGGGGGAGTCCGGCGACGGACTGCTGCACTTCGCGCCGACGCCGCCGGCCGAGGCCCGGTCCGGGGCGCTGTTCCGGCACCGGCGCAAGGCGGTCGAACAGCAGCGGGCGGCCGTCCCGGGGGAGACCGTCCAGCCCGGCGCGGCCGAGGCGGAGGAGCGGCCGGAGCCGGCCGCGCGCCGGACCTTCGGCTTCGCCGGGGAGAAGGTGCTGATCGTCGACGACGACATCCGCAACGTCTTCGCGCTCACCAGCGTCCTGGAGCAGCACGGTCTCGCGGTGCTGTACGCGGAGAACGGGCGCGAGGGCATCGAGGTGCTGGAGCAGCACGAGGACGTGTCGGTGGTCCTCATGGACATCATGATGCCGGAGATGGACGGGTACGCGACGACGACCGCGATCCGGCGGATGCCGCAGTTCGCCGGGCTGCCGATCATCGCTCTGACGGCGAAGGCGATGAAGGGCGACAGGGAGAAGGCCATCGAGTCCGGGGCCTCGGACTACGTGACCAAGCCGGTCGACCCGGACCACCTCCTGACGGTGATGGAGCAGTGGATGCGGGGGGAGGGCCGCTGA
- a CDS encoding SpoIIE family protein phosphatase, producing the protein MAEPGVETRTRSSVITARAAASFDPVGRSVASARAFVRDTLQGWGYAEVVDDAVVLTSELVTNAVIHAGTAADVLCLRADDGVRIEVADRYPEREIPVQQGRSMTGPDRENGRGLLLCAALATRWGVEYSPTRKHVWFHLDLPERPVGTRSAGPVLPDPLLPVTESRVRVAVVQIDRGGAIAAWNEDAEELFGYGSEQVTGKPLGDLAAWPHTPGIGTGLAEALRFSRWEGSYGIRCADGRVIPVYASHLRVRDAQGEPSTVCLLVREYERAVLQTPQRPAASETGPESRTATDPFEVFIGSPAPDDLDGLLQRTVERARDMLDGDSAFLLLATDDETELEVRATTGLPSARQRFARVPVETGASRYGSARMPAVHEDLAAVPGAVPLLEGTGMRSVVTVPLKVEGRLTGSLGVAAEGANRYSNEEALRLQFAADRIALAVESARLGELERLRRGSLSFLVEASDLLAGTLDRDQTLALMAQMTVPTLATWCAVYTIADQASDPYLSYVLHEDEDLIDGLKALLSSISPPDPVTTPGARVWTAPGDAAHRAALSASMRELDGPAGPVSSGIHTALATATAVGGETVVLPLVARNRVIGMLTLGKPSDDHFRQEILELAEDLSRRAALALDNARLYSERTAISRSLQRSLLPPGLPEIPGVEVDVIYRAAGEGNEVGGDFYDLFPIRDGAYGFAIGDVCGTGPEAAAVTGLARHALRLLAREGFGGPAVLERLNAAILDEGARSRFLTLLYGEMRPQEDGSAVLKVVCAGHPLPLRLSQDGRVRPAADPQPLLGVMEDLELYEQTVTLDPGDVLLCVTDGVTERREGTRMLGDDGLTEVLRSCTGLTAGAVASRVLRAVERFAQEPASDDMAILALRIPEPHNR; encoded by the coding sequence ATGGCGGAGCCGGGTGTCGAGACGCGTACGAGGAGTTCAGTGATCACCGCGCGGGCGGCTGCCAGTTTCGATCCCGTAGGGAGGTCCGTCGCGTCCGCCCGGGCCTTCGTACGGGACACCCTCCAGGGCTGGGGGTACGCCGAGGTCGTCGACGACGCCGTCGTCCTCACCAGCGAACTCGTCACCAACGCCGTCATCCACGCCGGCACCGCCGCCGACGTCCTGTGCCTGCGCGCCGACGACGGCGTCCGCATCGAGGTGGCCGACCGCTACCCCGAGCGCGAGATCCCCGTCCAGCAGGGCCGGTCCATGACCGGGCCCGACCGCGAGAACGGCCGCGGACTGCTGCTGTGCGCCGCCCTCGCCACCCGCTGGGGCGTCGAGTACAGCCCCACCCGCAAACACGTCTGGTTCCACCTGGACCTGCCCGAGCGGCCCGTCGGCACCCGCTCCGCCGGCCCCGTGCTGCCCGATCCGCTGCTCCCGGTCACCGAGAGCCGGGTCCGCGTCGCCGTCGTCCAGATCGACCGCGGCGGCGCCATCGCCGCCTGGAACGAGGACGCCGAGGAACTCTTCGGCTACGGCTCCGAGCAGGTCACCGGCAAGCCCCTCGGCGACCTGGCCGCCTGGCCCCACACCCCCGGCATCGGCACCGGCCTCGCCGAGGCCCTGCGCTTCTCCCGCTGGGAGGGCAGCTACGGCATCCGCTGCGCCGACGGCCGCGTCATCCCCGTCTACGCCTCCCACCTGCGCGTCCGCGACGCCCAGGGCGAGCCCTCCACGGTCTGCCTCCTCGTCCGCGAGTACGAGCGCGCCGTCCTCCAGACCCCCCAGCGCCCCGCCGCCTCCGAGACCGGGCCCGAGAGCCGCACCGCGACCGACCCGTTCGAGGTCTTCATCGGCTCCCCCGCCCCCGACGACCTCGACGGCCTGCTCCAGCGCACAGTCGAACGCGCCCGCGACATGCTCGACGGGGACTCCGCCTTCCTCCTCCTCGCCACCGACGACGAGACCGAACTGGAGGTACGGGCCACCACGGGCCTGCCCTCCGCCCGCCAGCGCTTCGCCCGCGTCCCCGTGGAGACCGGCGCCAGCCGCTACGGCTCCGCCCGCATGCCCGCCGTCCACGAGGACCTGGCCGCCGTCCCCGGCGCCGTGCCGCTCCTCGAAGGCACCGGCATGCGCTCGGTCGTCACGGTCCCCCTCAAGGTCGAGGGCCGCCTCACCGGCTCCCTCGGCGTCGCCGCCGAAGGCGCCAACCGCTACTCCAACGAGGAGGCCCTGCGCCTCCAGTTCGCCGCCGACCGGATCGCACTCGCCGTCGAGTCCGCCCGACTCGGCGAGCTCGAACGCCTCCGCCGCGGCTCCCTCAGCTTCCTCGTCGAGGCCTCCGACCTCCTGGCCGGCACCCTCGACCGGGACCAGACCCTGGCCCTGATGGCCCAGATGACGGTCCCGACCCTGGCCACCTGGTGCGCCGTCTACACCATCGCGGACCAGGCCTCCGACCCCTACCTCTCCTATGTGCTGCACGAGGACGAGGACCTCATCGACGGCCTGAAGGCCCTGCTCTCCTCGATCTCCCCGCCCGACCCGGTGACGACGCCCGGCGCCCGGGTGTGGACCGCCCCCGGCGACGCCGCCCACCGCGCGGCGCTCAGCGCCTCGATGCGCGAACTCGACGGCCCCGCGGGCCCGGTGTCCTCCGGCATCCACACGGCCCTCGCGACCGCCACGGCCGTCGGCGGCGAGACCGTGGTCCTGCCGCTCGTGGCCCGCAACCGCGTCATCGGCATGCTGACCCTCGGCAAGCCCTCGGACGACCACTTCCGCCAGGAGATCCTGGAACTCGCCGAGGACCTCTCCCGCCGGGCCGCCCTGGCCCTGGACAACGCCCGCCTGTACTCGGAGCGCACGGCCATCAGCCGCTCCCTCCAGCGCAGCCTGCTGCCGCCCGGTCTCCCCGAGATCCCCGGCGTCGAGGTCGACGTCATCTACCGCGCGGCCGGCGAGGGCAACGAGGTCGGCGGCGACTTCTACGACCTCTTCCCGATCCGCGACGGCGCGTACGGCTTCGCCATCGGCGACGTGTGCGGTACGGGCCCGGAGGCCGCCGCCGTGACCGGTCTGGCCCGGCACGCCCTGCGCCTGCTGGCCCGCGAGGGCTTCGGCGGCCCGGCCGTCCTGGAGCGCCTCAACGCGGCGATCCTCGACGAGGGCGCCCGCAGCCGCTTCCTCACGCTCCTGTACGGCGAGATGCGCCCCCAGGAGGACGGCTCGGCGGTCCTGAAGGTCGTGTGCGCCGGCCACCCGCTGCCGCTCCGCCTCAGCCAGGACGGCCGAGTGCGCCCCGCGGCGGACCCGCAGCCCCTCCTCGGCGTCATGGAGGACCTGGAGCTCTACGAGCAGACGGTCACCCTGGACCCGGGCGACGTCCTCCTGTGCGTCACGGACGGCGTCACCGAACGCCGCGAGGGCACCCGCATGCTGGGCGACGACGGCCTCACCGAGGTCCTCAGGTCCTGTACGGGCCTGACGGCCGGCGCGGTCGCCTCCCGGGTGCTGCGGGCGGTCGAGCGCTTCGCCCAGGAGCCGGCCTCGGACGACATGGCCATCCTGGCCCTCCGCATCCCGGAGCCGCACAACCGCTGA